The following are encoded in a window of Lacinutrix sp. WUR7 genomic DNA:
- a CDS encoding ATP cone domain-containing protein: MDNVDMDIIKSSGEKVKFSLNKLRNSLQHTGADNETVSKILNVVRDELYQGISTKEIYNRAFALLKKKHSYFASKYKLKKAIYELGPTGFPFENFISAILKYSGYKTTTGDIIQGDCVKHEIDVLAHKNNETTLIECKFHNEQGLNCNVKIPLYINSRYIDVRTHWNGNKNNASKITSGWVVTNTRFTEDATQFGKCAGLYLLSWDYPKNDGLKDRIDRLGLYPVTVSTLLTNREKQFLLSRDVVLCRDLLDDAFFLDHLGISEIRKTKILQEIKKLCNN; this comes from the coding sequence ATGGATAATGTAGACATGGATATAATAAAATCTTCAGGAGAAAAAGTGAAATTCTCCTTGAATAAATTGCGTAATTCTTTGCAACACACAGGAGCAGATAATGAAACAGTTAGTAAGATTTTAAATGTTGTTAGAGATGAATTGTATCAAGGTATTTCCACCAAAGAAATCTATAACAGAGCCTTTGCATTATTAAAAAAGAAACACAGTTATTTCGCTTCAAAATACAAGCTAAAAAAAGCAATATATGAACTAGGTCCTACAGGGTTTCCTTTTGAAAATTTTATAAGTGCTATTTTAAAATACTCTGGTTATAAAACAACAACAGGAGATATTATACAAGGGGATTGTGTGAAGCACGAAATTGATGTGTTAGCACATAAAAATAATGAGACAACATTAATAGAATGTAAGTTTCATAATGAGCAAGGTCTTAACTGTAATGTTAAAATTCCGCTATATATCAACTCAAGATATATAGATGTTAGAACCCATTGGAATGGGAATAAAAATAATGCTTCTAAAATAACTAGTGGTTGGGTGGTTACAAATACGCGTTTTACAGAAGATGCAACCCAGTTTGGTAAATGTGCAGGTTTATACTTGTTAAGTTGGGATTACCCTAAAAATGATGGGTTAAAGGATCGAATAGATAGACTAGGACTTTATCCAGTAACCGTATCTACGCTATTAACCAATAGAGAAAAACAATTCTTACTAAGTAGAGATGTTGTTTTATGTAGAGATTTGTTAGATGATGCTTTCTTTTTAGATCATTTAGGGATTTCAGAAATAAGAAAAACTAAAATATTACAAGAAATTAAAAAACTTTGTAATAACTAA
- a CDS encoding MBL fold metallo-hydrolase RNA specificity domain-containing protein, producing the protein MSDYAKITFLGAAGTVTGSKYLLEAFGKNILIDCGMFQGLKELRERNWENLPVIVEDIDVVLLTHGHLDHVGYLPRLLKQGFKGKIIGTAPTLAIAEIILKDSAKIQEEEADKANKEKFTKHHPALPFYTIKDAERTIMHFQVEVPDKWISFTDNISYRFQYNGHIIGATFIELDINGKRFVFSGDIGRTDDYLLNDPKKPEWADFLFIESTYGNRLHPKEDVEAVLSEIIKETIHKNGNLIIPSFAVERLQTLMYILWKLYKENKIPNIPIFVDSPMGNNVLDVFKRFPKWHKLSLADYKAMCNHVNIIQSYKETWQTIDDKRSKIIIAGSGMVTGGRVLTYLQQLIDHASTTVLLVGYQAEGTRGRQLEEGAHEIKFFGKYYPVKATIKKIDSLSAHADQNDLINWMSNIKNAPEKIYLIHGEPTALDAFRVKIKDTYNWNATIPKLFDSEQTLI; encoded by the coding sequence ATGTCAGATTATGCTAAAATAACATTCTTAGGTGCAGCAGGAACAGTTACAGGATCCAAATACTTATTAGAAGCTTTTGGGAAAAATATACTTATAGATTGTGGTATGTTTCAAGGTCTTAAAGAACTTCGGGAACGCAATTGGGAGAACTTGCCAGTAATAGTAGAAGATATAGATGTCGTTTTACTAACCCATGGACATTTAGATCACGTTGGTTATTTACCAAGGTTGTTAAAACAAGGATTTAAAGGGAAAATAATTGGCACAGCTCCAACATTAGCAATAGCCGAAATCATACTTAAAGATAGCGCTAAAATTCAAGAAGAAGAAGCCGATAAAGCAAATAAAGAAAAGTTTACAAAACACCATCCAGCGCTTCCTTTTTATACTATTAAAGATGCCGAAAGAACCATAATGCACTTTCAAGTGGAGGTGCCAGATAAATGGATTTCGTTTACCGACAATATTTCGTATCGTTTTCAGTATAACGGACATATTATTGGAGCAACTTTTATCGAGTTAGATATTAACGGAAAACGTTTCGTTTTTTCTGGAGATATCGGTAGAACAGATGATTATTTATTGAACGATCCTAAAAAACCAGAATGGGCAGATTTTCTATTTATTGAAAGTACCTATGGAAACAGATTACATCCTAAGGAAGATGTAGAAGCTGTGCTTTCAGAAATAATAAAAGAAACCATACATAAAAATGGAAACCTAATTATTCCAAGTTTTGCCGTAGAGCGCCTGCAAACACTAATGTATATTCTTTGGAAACTATATAAAGAAAATAAAATTCCAAATATTCCAATTTTTGTGGATAGCCCTATGGGAAATAACGTTTTAGATGTTTTTAAACGTTTTCCTAAATGGCATAAATTATCGCTGGCAGATTATAAAGCCATGTGTAATCATGTGAATATTATTCAATCATACAAAGAAACTTGGCAGACCATAGATGATAAAAGATCTAAAATAATTATTGCAGGAAGTGGTATGGTAACTGGTGGACGTGTTTTAACTTATTTGCAACAACTAATAGATCATGCTTCAACAACCGTACTTCTGGTTGGTTATCAGGCAGAAGGAACTCGCGGACGACAGTTGGAAGAAGGTGCACATGAAATTAAATTTTTCGGAAAATATTATCCGGTAAAAGCAACCATTAAAAAGATAGATAGTCTTTCTGCCCATGCCGATCAAAACGATTTAATAAACTGGATGAGCAATATCAAAAATGCTCCAGAAAAAATATATCTAATTCACGGAGAGCCCACAGCATTGGATGCTTTTAGAGTGAAAATTAAAGATACTTATAACTGGAATGCTACAATTCCGAAACTTTTCGATTCTGAACAAACCTTGATTTAA
- a CDS encoding transketolase, with protein MNKQIDQQAADNIRALAVAMVEKAKSGHPGGPMGGADFMHILYSEFFNYDPSEMTWPFRDRFFMDAGHLSTLMYAQYYLLGNYKKDDLANFRQWGSNTPGHPEVDVARGVENTSGPLGQGHTMGVGAAIAAKYLQARFGEWMNHKVYGFISDGGIQEEISQGAGRIAGHLGLSNFIMFFDSNDIQLSTSTDEVTSENTAMKYEAWGWKVVTIDGHNHDEIRKALTDANNETEKPTLIIGKTIMGKGCVTADGSKYEGHCESHGQPISNTDADYEKTLLNLGANPESPFDIYEDVQAFYKNIVAEKTAKAAEKKAEITTWRNANEALATKLDFFLSGELPELDFSTIEHKAGLATRAASSGVLGYLAENVENMIVSSADLSNSDKTDGFLKKTHAIQKGDFTGSFLQAGVAELTMACVANGLALHGGVIPVVATFFVFSDYMKPAIRLTALQELGVKYVWTHDAFRVGEDGPTHQPVEQEAQIRLLEKLKNHSGDPSFLALRPADSAETNVAWKMALENKSRPTGLILSRQGIKDIEPQKDSRYNEALAAEKGGYLVKEVANPDVVLIANGSEVATLFAAAEILEKENNLKVNIASVISEGVFRLQSKEYQNSVIPKDKPLFGLTAGLPVNLEGLVGDSGKVFGLDHFGYSAPAKVLDEKFGFTGEKVSKQVLEYLQTV; from the coding sequence ATGAACAAGCAAATTGACCAACAAGCAGCAGATAACATAAGAGCCTTGGCAGTAGCCATGGTAGAAAAAGCCAAATCAGGACATCCTGGTGGTCCAATGGGTGGAGCAGATTTTATGCATATTCTGTATTCCGAATTCTTTAACTACGATCCATCAGAAATGACATGGCCTTTTAGAGATCGCTTTTTTATGGATGCTGGTCATTTATCTACTTTAATGTATGCGCAGTATTATCTTTTAGGAAACTACAAAAAAGACGATTTAGCAAACTTTAGACAATGGGGTTCTAATACTCCTGGTCATCCAGAAGTAGATGTTGCAAGAGGTGTAGAAAATACTTCTGGACCGTTAGGTCAAGGACATACTATGGGAGTTGGTGCTGCAATTGCTGCAAAATACCTTCAAGCTCGTTTTGGAGAATGGATGAATCATAAAGTATATGGTTTTATCTCTGATGGTGGAATTCAAGAAGAAATATCGCAAGGAGCAGGAAGAATTGCTGGTCATTTAGGACTGAGTAATTTTATTATGTTTTTCGATTCTAATGATATTCAATTATCTACTTCTACAGATGAGGTAACTTCAGAAAATACCGCAATGAAGTATGAAGCTTGGGGTTGGAAAGTAGTTACAATTGATGGTCATAACCATGACGAAATTAGAAAAGCATTAACAGATGCAAATAACGAAACAGAAAAACCGACTTTAATTATTGGTAAAACAATAATGGGTAAAGGTTGTGTTACTGCAGATGGAAGTAAGTATGAAGGTCACTGTGAATCTCACGGACAACCAATAAGTAATACAGATGCAGATTACGAAAAAACATTATTGAATTTAGGTGCTAATCCAGAAAGTCCTTTTGATATTTATGAAGATGTTCAGGCATTTTATAAAAACATTGTAGCTGAAAAAACGGCGAAAGCAGCAGAGAAGAAAGCTGAAATTACTACATGGAGAAATGCAAACGAAGCATTAGCGACTAAATTAGACTTCTTCTTGTCTGGTGAGTTACCAGAATTAGATTTTTCAACTATAGAACATAAAGCAGGATTGGCAACAAGAGCTGCTTCTTCTGGAGTGCTAGGTTATTTGGCGGAAAATGTAGAAAACATGATTGTTTCTTCTGCAGATTTATCCAATTCAGATAAAACAGATGGTTTCTTAAAGAAAACACACGCAATACAAAAAGGTGATTTTACAGGTTCTTTCTTGCAGGCAGGAGTTGCAGAATTAACGATGGCTTGTGTAGCAAACGGATTGGCATTACACGGAGGAGTTATTCCTGTAGTAGCAACATTCTTTGTGTTCTCCGATTATATGAAACCAGCAATTCGTTTAACTGCTCTTCAAGAATTAGGTGTAAAATATGTTTGGACACATGATGCGTTTAGAGTAGGTGAAGATGGACCAACACACCAACCAGTGGAGCAAGAAGCGCAAATACGTTTATTAGAGAAATTAAAAAATCATAGTGGAGATCCAAGTTTCTTAGCGCTACGTCCTGCAGATTCTGCAGAAACTAACGTTGCTTGGAAAATGGCTTTAGAAAACAAAAGCAGACCTACAGGTTTAATTTTATCTAGACAAGGTATTAAAGATATAGAACCTCAAAAAGATTCTAGATATAACGAAGCTTTAGCTGCCGAAAAAGGTGGTTACTTAGTGAAAGAAGTAGCAAATCCAGATGTGGTTTTAATAGCAAACGGATCGGAAGTTGCAACATTATTTGCTGCAGCAGAAATATTAGAAAAAGAGAATAATTTAAAAGTGAATATCGCTTCTGTAATTTCAGAGGGTGTTTTTAGATTACAATCTAAGGAATATCAAAACAGCGTGATTCCTAAAGACAAACCATTATTTGGTTTAACAGCAGGTTTACCAGTAAATTTAGAAGGTTTAGTTGGTGATTCTGGTAAAGTTTTTGGTTTAGATCACTTTGGTTATTCTGCACCAGCAAAAGTATTAGACGAGAAATTTGGCTTTACTGGAGAAAAAGTAAGCAAACAAGTATTAGAATATTTACAAACCGTATAA
- the fsa gene encoding fructose-6-phosphate aldolase, producing MKFFIDTANLDQIKEAQDLGVLDGVTTNPSLMAKEGITGAENILNHYKKICEVVEGDVSAEVIATDFDGMVKEGEALAALHPQIVVKLPMIADGVKACKYFSDKGIKTNVTLVFSAGQALLAAKAGATYVSPFLGRLDDISTDGLNLVDEIRIIYDNYGFQTQILAASIRNTMHVINCAKIGADVMTGPLSSITGLLKHPLTDSGLAKFLEDYNKGN from the coding sequence ATGAAATTTTTTATAGACACTGCAAACCTAGACCAAATTAAAGAAGCACAAGATTTAGGTGTTTTAGATGGGGTAACAACCAATCCGTCTTTAATGGCGAAAGAAGGAATTACCGGAGCAGAGAATATTTTAAACCACTACAAAAAGATTTGTGAAGTAGTAGAAGGCGATGTTTCGGCAGAAGTTATTGCTACAGATTTTGATGGTATGGTAAAAGAAGGGGAAGCTTTAGCTGCATTACACCCACAGATTGTTGTAAAACTTCCTATGATTGCAGATGGTGTAAAAGCTTGTAAGTATTTTTCAGATAAAGGAATTAAAACCAACGTAACTTTAGTGTTTTCAGCAGGACAAGCATTATTGGCTGCTAAAGCTGGAGCAACCTATGTTTCTCCATTCTTAGGAAGATTAGATGATATCTCTACTGATGGTTTAAACCTTGTAGATGAAATTAGAATTATTTATGATAATTACGGATTTCAAACACAAATTTTAGCAGCATCTATTCGTAATACGATGCACGTGATTAACTGTGCTAAAATAGGAGCAGATGTAATGACTGGGCCTTTATCTTCTATTACAGGATTATTAAAACACCCTTTAACAGATAGTGGTTTAGCTAAGTTTTTAGAAGACTATAATAAAGGAAACTAA
- a CDS encoding DUF6134 family protein produces MIWYLIIFHVLSFHNLNLNTNDTHLKFDIVLKEKIVGQLQASKTFKDSKIHYQSATNISTRFITDLSVNYKYNVVFNNHNLKKADVYITINNKPHAETSTEWQGDHYLIKQNDDKARFYDETINYSTILMYFEEPKDVVSCFSEEDGSINTIIPLGDHTYKKVNAKGKENIYYYKKGKLIRAEIDGGLISFQMIAK; encoded by the coding sequence ATGATTTGGTACTTGATCATATTCCATGTTTTATCTTTTCATAATCTAAATTTAAATACAAATGATACCCATTTAAAATTCGATATCGTTTTAAAAGAAAAGATTGTAGGGCAGCTTCAGGCGTCCAAAACCTTTAAAGATTCTAAAATTCATTATCAGAGTGCTACTAATATCAGTACTAGGTTTATAACAGATCTTTCTGTAAATTATAAATACAATGTGGTTTTTAATAATCACAATTTAAAAAAGGCAGATGTTTATATCACAATAAATAATAAACCACATGCAGAAACAAGCACAGAGTGGCAAGGAGATCATTATCTAATTAAACAAAATGATGATAAAGCAAGGTTTTATGATGAAACCATTAATTACAGTACTATTTTAATGTATTTTGAGGAACCAAAAGATGTTGTTTCTTGTTTTTCGGAAGAAGATGGAAGTATAAATACCATTATTCCTTTAGGAGATCATACCTATAAGAAGGTAAACGCTAAAGGAAAAGAAAACATTTATTACTATAAAAAAGGAAAGCTTATCAGAGCAGAAATTGATGGCGGATTAATTAGCTTTCAAATGATAGCCAAATAG
- a CDS encoding patatin-like phospholipase family protein yields MNIGLVLSGGGVRGVAHIGAIKALEEAGIYPTHISGTSAGAIVGGLYAAGLSWQEILHFFKTIPIFRTNKFTFKKPGFIDTEKLAEEFNSCFPEDDFNSLKKALFVTATNIETGKIKVFNSGELIKPILASASFPGVFTPVTIEKSHYIDGGVLNNFPTEPLKELCETIIGVYVNPLKPIKAKSLRHSYSVLERAYKIMAESHAIAKFSDCNLVISPEELIRFSTFNMKSMDAIFDLGYNSTKEKLANNAFPLKGIIKG; encoded by the coding sequence ATGAATATAGGATTAGTTTTATCCGGTGGCGGAGTTCGAGGAGTAGCGCATATTGGAGCTATAAAAGCATTAGAAGAAGCAGGAATATATCCTACGCATATCTCTGGTACAAGTGCAGGCGCAATAGTTGGCGGTCTGTATGCTGCAGGTTTAAGTTGGCAAGAGATACTGCACTTTTTTAAAACAATACCTATTTTTAGAACCAATAAATTTACCTTTAAAAAACCAGGTTTTATCGATACCGAAAAACTAGCAGAGGAGTTTAATAGTTGTTTTCCCGAAGATGATTTTAATAGTTTAAAAAAAGCGCTATTTGTTACAGCTACTAATATTGAAACAGGAAAAATAAAAGTCTTTAACTCTGGCGAATTAATAAAACCAATACTCGCATCTGCTTCTTTTCCAGGTGTTTTTACTCCTGTTACTATTGAAAAATCCCATTATATCGATGGAGGAGTGCTAAATAATTTTCCAACAGAACCTTTAAAAGAGTTATGTGAAACTATTATTGGTGTGTATGTAAATCCTTTAAAACCAATTAAAGCGAAAAGCTTAAGGCATTCCTATTCCGTGCTAGAAAGAGCATATAAAATTATGGCTGAATCGCATGCTATAGCAAAGTTTTCAGATTGCAATCTGGTAATATCACCAGAAGAATTAATCCGTTTTAGTACTTTTAATATGAAAAGTATGGACGCTATATTTGACCTTGGCTATAATAGTACCAAAGAAAAATTAGCAAATAATGCCTTTCCTTTAAAAGGAATTATAAAAGGTTAA
- the era gene encoding GTPase Era, whose product MKHKAGFVNIIGNPNVGKSTLMNAFVGEKLSIITSKAQTTRHRILGIVNGEDFQVVLSDTPGIIKPAYELQASMMDFVKSAFEDADVLIYMVEIGEKELKDEAFFKKITNSKIPVLLLLNKIDKSDQAQLEEQVQTWQEKVPNAEIFPISALEGFNVKEVFNRILDLIPESPAFYPKDQLTDKPERFFINENIREKILIHYKKEIPYAVEVDTEEFFEEEKIIRIRSVIMVERETQKGIIIGHKGAALKRVGVEARKDLEKFFGKQIHLELYVKVNKNWRSNQRQLKRFGYNN is encoded by the coding sequence ATGAAACATAAAGCAGGTTTTGTAAATATAATTGGAAACCCAAACGTTGGTAAATCTACACTAATGAATGCCTTTGTAGGCGAAAAACTATCTATCATTACCTCTAAAGCGCAAACTACGCGTCATAGAATTTTAGGTATTGTAAATGGAGAAGATTTTCAAGTAGTTCTTTCAGATACTCCTGGTATTATCAAGCCAGCTTATGAGTTGCAAGCATCTATGATGGATTTTGTGAAATCAGCATTTGAAGATGCAGATGTACTGATCTACATGGTAGAAATTGGAGAAAAAGAATTAAAAGACGAAGCCTTTTTTAAAAAAATTACCAATTCAAAAATTCCAGTTTTATTACTTCTTAATAAAATTGATAAATCCGATCAAGCACAATTAGAAGAACAAGTGCAAACTTGGCAAGAAAAAGTGCCTAATGCAGAAATTTTTCCTATTTCCGCTTTAGAAGGTTTTAATGTAAAAGAGGTGTTTAATCGTATTCTGGATTTAATCCCAGAATCACCAGCCTTTTATCCAAAAGACCAACTGACAGATAAGCCAGAACGTTTTTTTATAAACGAGAATATTAGAGAAAAAATCTTAATACATTACAAAAAGGAAATTCCTTATGCAGTAGAGGTAGATACCGAAGAATTTTTTGAAGAAGAAAAAATCATTCGTATTCGTTCTGTAATTATGGTGGAAAGAGAAACACAAAAAGGAATTATTATTGGCCATAAAGGAGCTGCTTTAAAAAGAGTAGGAGTAGAAGCTAGAAAAGATTTAGAAAAATTCTTTGGTAAACAAATTCATTTAGAACTTTATGTGAAAGTGAATAAAAACTGGAGAAGCAATCAAAGACAGCTGAAACGTTTTGGTTACAATAACTAA
- a CDS encoding choice-of-anchor I family protein: MKKINTLLLVLCIAIFSSCDNDHNSNSQDTPLNTTVNFQYKSTINVGGEGASEISAFDAVTNKLYVVNVASNQISVFDISDINAPLQEAPINLSVYGAPNSVAVKDGKLAIAVEATVKQNPGKILVYNTADDSLLNEYNVGALPDMVTFSKDGNLIISANEGEPNDDYTVDPMGTISIIDLADSTTTTLDFTSFNAQQAALEAQGFRVFGPGATLAQDVEPEYVAISEDSQTAWVSLQENNGMAKVNLISKTIEAIYPFGFKDHSIAGNELDVSDKDGLTTLKNWPVFGMYQPDAIVNVNINGTDYIISANEGDSRDYDGFSEEDRVDDLTLDETIFPLTEDYQNEINLGRLKTTKTLGDIDNDGDNDIIYSYGARSFSVWSANGNLVYDSGNSIATETLALTPNRFNDEDKRSDDKGAEPEAVEVLNIGNERYILFVGLERTDQVMVYDITNPTAPTFLSILSHAGDEAPEGVLIIPAITSPTGNDLLVVSNEDSGTVSFYENEQ; this comes from the coding sequence ATGAAAAAAATAAACACACTTTTATTAGTATTATGTATTGCAATATTTTCTAGTTGTGATAACGATCACAACAGTAATTCGCAAGACACGCCATTAAACACTACGGTAAATTTTCAATACAAATCTACCATTAATGTTGGAGGAGAAGGAGCGTCAGAAATCTCCGCTTTTGATGCAGTCACAAATAAGTTATATGTTGTTAATGTAGCATCCAATCAGATATCTGTTTTTGATATTTCAGATATAAACGCACCTTTACAAGAGGCTCCAATAAATTTAAGTGTTTACGGAGCGCCAAATAGTGTTGCTGTTAAAGATGGAAAATTAGCAATAGCTGTAGAGGCTACCGTGAAGCAAAATCCAGGAAAAATCTTAGTGTATAATACAGCGGATGACTCTTTATTAAATGAGTATAATGTAGGGGCATTACCAGATATGGTAACTTTTTCCAAAGACGGAAATTTAATTATTTCGGCTAATGAAGGAGAACCAAATGATGACTATACGGTAGATCCTATGGGAACTATTAGCATTATAGATTTAGCCGATAGTACAACCACCACTTTAGATTTTACAAGTTTTAATGCACAACAAGCAGCGCTTGAAGCGCAAGGTTTCCGAGTTTTTGGTCCTGGCGCAACTTTAGCACAAGATGTAGAGCCAGAATATGTTGCCATTTCTGAAGATTCACAAACCGCTTGGGTTTCCCTACAAGAAAATAACGGAATGGCTAAAGTAAATTTAATATCTAAAACTATTGAAGCTATTTATCCTTTCGGATTTAAAGATCATAGTATTGCTGGTAATGAACTTGATGTTAGTGATAAAGATGGTCTTACCACATTAAAAAATTGGCCCGTTTTTGGGATGTATCAACCAGACGCTATTGTGAATGTAAATATTAATGGTACAGATTATATTATTTCAGCTAATGAAGGAGATTCCAGAGATTATGATGGCTTTTCGGAAGAAGATAGAGTAGACGATTTAACTTTAGACGAAACTATTTTTCCGCTAACGGAAGATTACCAAAACGAAATAAACCTAGGGCGTTTAAAAACAACAAAAACTTTGGGAGATATAGATAATGATGGCGATAATGATATTATCTATTCGTATGGTGCAAGATCTTTTAGTGTATGGTCTGCAAACGGAAACTTAGTGTATGATAGCGGAAACAGTATCGCTACAGAAACTTTAGCATTAACACCTAATAGGTTTAATGATGAAGATAAAAGAAGTGATGATAAAGGTGCAGAACCAGAAGCCGTAGAGGTTTTAAATATTGGCAATGAACGATACATTCTTTTTGTAGGTTTAGAACGTACAGATCAAGTAATGGTTTATGATATTACCAATCCAACTGCACCAACATTTTTATCTATTTTATCCCATGCAGGGGACGAAGCACCAGAAGGCGTTTTAATTATTCCAGCGATAACTAGTCCAACAGGAAACGATTTGTTAGTCGTTTCTAATGAAGATAGTGGTACCGTTAGTTTTTATGAAAACGAACAGTAA
- a CDS encoding GTP-binding protein, translating to MSLTNEIVLRPRFKFDVNVDNETLLKLFEDTKNAQTDFIVSRIDDHVFIKIPKAKQHFWSPQLHLEINKNETTTNSTVYGLFGPNPTVWTMFMFFHFIVIGLFFGFGVWAYTNWSLDTNYSLQLAITLFMVIVWIALYFGGRIGKKTGTDQMHELHTFMRDTLRSKGIHAMHT from the coding sequence ATGTCTTTAACCAATGAAATAGTATTAAGACCACGTTTTAAATTTGATGTAAATGTGGATAACGAAACGCTTTTAAAACTTTTTGAAGACACTAAAAACGCACAAACCGATTTTATAGTATCTCGAATAGATGATCATGTTTTTATTAAAATACCTAAAGCTAAACAACACTTTTGGTCGCCACAATTGCATTTAGAAATCAATAAAAACGAAACCACTACAAATAGTACTGTTTATGGTTTATTTGGTCCGAACCCAACGGTTTGGACTATGTTTATGTTTTTCCATTTTATAGTTATCGGACTGTTTTTTGGCTTTGGTGTTTGGGCATATACCAATTGGTCTTTAGACACCAATTACTCTTTACAACTAGCAATAACCCTATTTATGGTAATCGTTTGGATTGCGCTTTATTTTGGTGGACGCATTGGAAAAAAAACAGGAACAGACCAAATGCACGAACTGCATACTTTTATGCGAGACACGTTAAGAAGTAAAGGTATTCACGCCATGCATACCTAG
- the der gene encoding ribosome biogenesis GTPase Der, which produces MSNIVAIVGRPNVGKSTFFNRLIQRREAIVDAVSGVTRDRHYGKSDWNGKEFSLIDTGGYVKGSDDVFEAEIDKQVVLAIEEADAIIFMVDVESGVTGMDEDVAKLLRKVTKPVFLVVNKVDNGKRAEDAVEFYSLGLGEYYTVASINGSGTGDLLDDLVKALPEVEEEEEEAEALPRFAVVGRPNAGKSSFINALIGEDRYIVTDVAGTTRDSIDTKYNRFGFEFNLVDTAGIRKKSKVKEDLEFYSVMRSVRAIEHCDVCLVVLDATRGFDGQVQNIFWLAERNRKGIVVLVNKWDLVEDKDNRTMKEFEREIKKQMEPFTDVPVVFISVLNKQRIYKAIETAVEVYKNRSKRIKTSVLNEVMLPIIENRPPPALKAKFVKIKYIMQLPTPQPQFAFFCNLPQYVKDPYKRFLENKLREKFDFHGVPISVYMRKK; this is translated from the coding sequence ATGAGTAATATAGTAGCTATTGTAGGAAGACCAAATGTTGGAAAATCAACATTTTTTAACCGTTTAATTCAGCGTAGAGAAGCCATTGTAGATGCAGTAAGTGGTGTAACTAGAGACAGACATTACGGTAAAAGTGATTGGAACGGAAAAGAATTTTCGTTAATTGACACAGGAGGATATGTAAAAGGAAGCGATGATGTTTTTGAAGCAGAAATCGATAAGCAAGTAGTTTTAGCTATAGAAGAAGCAGATGCCATTATCTTTATGGTAGATGTAGAATCTGGTGTTACAGGAATGGATGAAGATGTTGCTAAATTACTTCGTAAAGTAACAAAACCCGTATTTTTAGTAGTAAATAAAGTAGATAATGGTAAACGTGCCGAAGATGCTGTAGAATTTTATTCTTTAGGTCTTGGTGAGTATTATACCGTTGCAAGTATAAATGGTAGTGGTACAGGTGATTTATTAGATGATCTTGTAAAAGCTTTACCAGAAGTGGAAGAAGAAGAAGAAGAGGCCGAAGCGCTTCCTCGTTTTGCTGTAGTTGGTCGTCCTAATGCAGGAAAATCTTCTTTTATTAATGCATTAATTGGAGAAGATAGATACATTGTTACCGATGTAGCTGGAACAACTAGAGATTCTATAGATACAAAATACAATCGTTTTGGTTTTGAATTTAACCTTGTAGATACTGCAGGAATTAGAAAGAAATCGAAAGTAAAAGAAGATTTAGAATTTTATTCTGTAATGCGAAGCGTTAGAGCAATAGAACATTGTGACGTTTGTCTGGTAGTTTTAGATGCTACTCGTGGATTTGATGGTCAAGTACAAAATATTTTTTGGTTAGCAGAACGTAACAGAAAAGGTATTGTTGTATTAGTCAATAAATGGGATTTAGTAGAAGACAAGGACAACAGAACCATGAAAGAATTTGAGCGCGAAATCAAAAAACAAATGGAACCTTTTACAGATGTGCCAGTTGTATTTATTTCTGTGTTAAATAAACAACGTATCTATAAAGCAATTGAAACTGCTGTAGAGGTTTACAAAAACCGAAGCAAACGTATTAAAACAAGTGTGCTTAATGAGGTGATGTTACCTATTATAGAAAATCGTCCGCCACCAGCTCTTAAAGCTAAGTTTGTGAAAATTAAGTACATCATGCAATTGCCAACTCCACAACCGCAATTTGCATTTTTCTGTAACTTACCACAATACGTAAAAGATCCTTATAAACGATTCTTAGAGAATAAATTACGTGAGAAATTCGATTTCCATGGTGTTCCAATAAGTGTTTATATGCGTAAGAAGTAA